The following are encoded in a window of Ficedula albicollis isolate OC2 unplaced genomic scaffold, FicAlb1.5 N00168, whole genome shotgun sequence genomic DNA:
- the CRNKL1 gene encoding crooked neck-like protein 1, which produces MEMKNRQVNHARNIWDRAITTLPRVNQFWYKYTYMEEMLGNVAGSRQVFERWMEWQPEEQAWHSYINFELRYKEVDRARSIYERFVLVHPEVKNWIKYARFEEKHSYFAHARKVYERAVEFFGEEHMDEHLYVAFAKFEENQKEFERVRVIYKYALDRIPKQDAQNLFKNYTIFEKKFGDRRGIEDIIVSKRRFQYEEEVKANPHNYDAWFDYLRLVESDAGAESVREVYERAIANVPPIQEKRHWKRYIYLWINYALYEELEAKDAERTRQVYQACLELLPHKKFTFAKMWLLYAQFEIRQKNLPLARRALGTSIGKCPKNKLFKGYIELELQLREFDRCRKLYEKFLEFAPENCTSWIKFAELETILGDIDRARAIYELAIGQPRLDMPEVLWKSYIDFEIEQEEYEKTRSLYRRLLQRTQHVKVWISLAQFELSAGQEERLPRCRQVYEEANKAMRSCEEKEERVMLLESWRSFEEEFGTDATKERIDKLMPEKIKKRRKLQAEDGSDAGWEEYYDYIFPEDTANQPNLKLLAMAKLWKKQQQESEAAAMDPDKDIDESQT; this is translated from the exons ATGGAGATGAAGAACCGCCAGGTCAACCACGCCCGCAACATCTGGGACCGGGCCATCACCACCCTGCCCAGGGTCAACCAGTTCTG GTACAAGTACACGTACAtggaggagatgctggggaACGTGGCTGGGTCACGCCAGGTGTTTGAACGCTGGATGGAGTGGCAGCCAGAGGAGCAAGCCTGGCATTCCTACATCAACTTTGAGCTCAGATACAAGGAGGTGGACAGAGCACGGAGCATTTATGAGAGAT TCGTGCTGGTTCACCCCGAGGTGAAGAACTGGATCAAGTACGCGCGCTTCGAGGAGAAGCACAGCTACTTCGCCCACGCCAGGAAGGTGTACGAGAGGGCTGTGGAGTTCTTCGGGGAGGAGCACATGGACGAGCACCTCTACGTGGCTTTTGCCAAGTTTGAGGAGAACCAGAAAGAG tttgaaaggGTGAGAGTTATCTACAAGTACGCCTTGGATAGAATTCCAAAGCAGGATGCCCAGAATCTCTTCAAGAACTACACCATCTTTGAGAAGAAGTTTGGAGACAGGAGGGGAATCGAGGACATCATTGTCAGCAAGAGGAGATTCCAGTATGAGGAGGAGGTGAAG GCGAACCCCCACAACTACGACGCGTGGTTCGACTACCTGCGGCTGGTGGAGAGCGACGCGGGCGCCGAGAGCGTGCGCGAGGTGTACGAGAGAGCCATCGCCAACGTGCCCCCCATCCAGGAGAAGCGCCACTGGAAGAGGTACATCTACCTCTGGATCAACTACGCCCTCTATGAGGAGCTGGAGGCAAAG GATGCAGAGCGAACCAGGCAGGTGTACCAGGCATGCCTTGAGCTCCTGCCCCACAAGAAG tttacATTTGCCAAAATGTGGCTGCTGTATGCACAGTTTGAAATTCGTCAGAAAAACCTCCCCCTTGCCAGAAGGGCTTTG ggGACTTCCATAGGTAAATGTccaaaaaacaaactgtttAAAGGCTACATcgagctggagctgcagctgcgGGAGTTTGACCGTTGCCGGAAGCTGTACGAGAAGTTCCTGGAGTTTGCCCCAGAAAACTGCACGTCCTGGATCAAGTTTGCTGAGCTGGAGACCATCCTGGGGGACATCGACCGTGCCCGGGCCATCTACGAGCTGGCCATCGGCCAGCCCCGGCTGGACATGCCCGAG GTGCTTTGGAAATCCTACATTGACTTTGAGATCGAGCAGGAGGAGTATGAGAAGACCAGGAGCCTTTACCGGCGGCTGCTGCAGCGCACCCAGCACGTCAAG GTGTGGATCAGCCTGGCACAGTTTGAGCTCTCAGCTGGCCAGGAGGAGCGGCTGCCCCGCTGCCGCCAGGTCTATGAGGAGGCCAACAAGGCCATGCGCAGCTGcgaggagaaggaggagagggtGATGCTGCTCGAGTCCTGGAGGAGCTTCGAGGAGGAGTTTGGCACTGATGCCACCAAGGAGAGGATAGACAAGCTGATGCCCGAGAAAATcaagaagaggaggaagctgCAGGCTGAAGATGGG TCTGATGCTGGATGGGAGGAGTACTACGATTACATTTTCCCAGAAGACACTGCCAATCAGCCCAACCTCAAACTCCTGGCTATGGCAAAGCtctggaagaagcagcagcaggagagcgAAGCTGCGGCCATGGATCCTGACAAGGACATTGATGAAAGCCAGACCTAA